A stretch of Synechococcus sp. MIT S9220 DNA encodes these proteins:
- a CDS encoding DEAD/DEAH box helicase — translation MIRGRDVMAAAQTGTGKTAGFTLPMLERLRHGRRSGRGQVRSLVLTPTRELAAQVHENVRAYGHHLPLRSDVVFGGVKINPQIERLQGGVDLLVATPGRLLDLHQQGVVRFDQLECLVLDEADRMLDMGFIHDIRRLIRLMPEQRQTLLFSATFSPPIRKLATGLLHQPLQIQVTPENQTARSVEQVVHPCDMKRKPELLSHLIRSGNWRQVLVFSRTKHGANRVAEKLSKEGLEAAAIHGNKSQGARTRALQGFKQGSVRVLVATDIAARGIDIQQLPHVVNLDLPNVAEDYVHRIGRTGRAGETGHAISLVAAEESLLLKAIERLTGEALRKEQVKGFEPTILTAPPLDLGGGKRRSSQRGHQRGRRSPTPVSRQRRR, via the coding sequence GTGATTCGTGGTCGTGATGTAATGGCGGCAGCTCAGACCGGCACTGGGAAAACAGCCGGATTCACGCTGCCCATGCTCGAACGACTTCGGCATGGCAGACGCTCCGGTCGTGGGCAGGTGAGATCGTTGGTTTTAACGCCCACCCGTGAACTGGCTGCTCAGGTTCATGAGAATGTGCGTGCTTATGGGCATCACCTTCCCTTGCGAAGTGATGTGGTGTTCGGTGGAGTCAAGATCAATCCGCAGATTGAACGACTTCAGGGAGGAGTGGATCTACTGGTGGCGACACCAGGTCGACTGCTTGATCTCCATCAGCAGGGTGTTGTGCGTTTTGATCAGTTGGAATGCCTGGTGCTGGATGAAGCGGATCGAATGCTTGATATGGGCTTCATCCATGACATCCGCAGATTGATTCGGCTGATGCCCGAGCAACGGCAGACCCTGCTTTTTTCTGCCACATTCAGTCCTCCGATCCGAAAGCTGGCCACCGGGTTACTGCATCAACCACTGCAGATTCAGGTCACGCCCGAAAACCAGACCGCACGTTCTGTGGAGCAGGTCGTTCACCCCTGTGACATGAAACGCAAGCCGGAACTTCTCAGTCATCTGATCAGAAGCGGGAACTGGCGTCAGGTGCTCGTGTTTTCGCGGACCAAGCACGGCGCCAATCGCGTGGCGGAAAAGCTCAGCAAGGAAGGACTTGAAGCGGCTGCGATTCACGGCAACAAAAGTCAGGGTGCTCGTACCCGAGCTCTTCAGGGCTTCAAGCAGGGCAGTGTCCGGGTGCTTGTGGCCACCGACATTGCTGCAAGGGGAATTGATATCCAACAGTTGCCGCACGTGGTCAACCTGGATCTTCCCAACGTGGCAGAGGATTATGTCCATCGCATTGGTCGCACCGGTCGAGCTGGTGAAACTGGTCATGCCATTTCGCTTGTTGCCGCTGAGGAATCACTGTTGCTGAAGGCCATTGAGCGTCTCACGGGCGAAGCGTTGCGCAAAGAACAGGTGAAAGGTTTCGAACCGACGATTCTCACGGCCCCACCTCTGGACCTCGGCGGTGGCAAACGGCGCAGCAGTCAACGCGGTCATCAACGCGGTCGTCGCAGTCCAACACCCGTATCCCGCCAGCGCAGACGTTGA
- a CDS encoding DUF6464 family protein — MLVEIRQTGSEQLLDRVELDEPPSPGRWFLHDDDSFLVMQRRHRYRLHSGSYQLSSVVLMVKPQKRPDDARWFQHGWVIGDPACRFNARSPLMRCAVIPEGPCERCSHWSA; from the coding sequence ATGCTCGTGGAAATCCGACAGACCGGCAGTGAGCAACTGCTCGATCGTGTTGAACTCGATGAGCCTCCTTCCCCGGGCCGTTGGTTCCTCCACGACGATGACAGTTTCCTTGTGATGCAGCGCCGTCACCGTTACCGACTCCATTCCGGAAGCTATCAGTTGAGTTCAGTCGTTCTGATGGTGAAACCTCAGAAGAGACCGGACGATGCACGCTGGTTTCAGCATGGCTGGGTCATTGGTGATCCTGCCTGTCGTTTCAATGCTCGAAGTCCACTGATGCGCTGCGCTGTGATCCCTGAGGGTCCATGCGAACGTTGCAGTCACTGGTCGGCGTGA
- a CDS encoding DUF475 domain-containing protein, with amino-acid sequence MDTAALSSLTAWLDGVDQLGELLPLLPVLVALELLLSADNAIALAAIAREQRDPRLERRALNLGIVMAFGLRVGLILMAQYVLAFPPIQLIAGGYLLWICFSHWNSSIEEASEGSVETASKPIRFSRTVLTLAITDLAFSIDSVAAAVAISDQLLLVLTGALIGVVALRFTSGLFIRWLQIYPRLETAGFLAVGFVGLKLLALMALPTLHPSELVTLAAVVGLMVWGFSLRESPAAEES; translated from the coding sequence ATGGATACAGCTGCACTGTCGTCACTCACTGCCTGGTTGGACGGCGTTGATCAGCTGGGTGAATTGCTGCCGCTGTTGCCAGTCCTTGTCGCTCTTGAGTTGCTTCTCTCGGCCGACAATGCGATTGCGCTGGCGGCAATCGCGCGTGAACAACGGGATCCACGACTTGAACGACGGGCGTTGAATCTCGGCATTGTGATGGCGTTCGGGTTGCGCGTCGGGCTGATCCTGATGGCGCAGTATGTTCTGGCTTTTCCGCCGATTCAGTTGATTGCAGGCGGTTACTTGCTCTGGATCTGCTTCAGTCACTGGAATTCTTCGATCGAAGAAGCCAGTGAAGGATCGGTTGAAACAGCTTCCAAGCCAATCCGATTCAGTCGAACGGTGCTGACCCTGGCGATCACTGACCTCGCCTTTTCGATCGACAGTGTCGCTGCTGCAGTTGCCATCAGTGATCAGTTGCTACTTGTGTTGACGGGGGCCTTGATCGGAGTGGTCGCTTTGCGTTTCACCTCAGGACTGTTCATTCGCTGGCTGCAGATTTATCCACGGCTGGAAACAGCCGGTTTCCTTGCGGTTGGTTTTGTGGGTCTCAAGCTGCTGGCGCTGATGGCCCTACCAACCCTTCATCCATCTGAACTGGTGACTCTTGCGGCAGTCGTTGGCTTGATGGTCTGGGGATTTTCTCTCCGTGAATCCCCTGCAGCAGAGGAGTCCTGA
- a CDS encoding MgPME-cyclase complex family protein has product MTTYYFVAASDRFLTEEEPLDEVLKERRRHYQEHGKEVDFWLVRQPAFLNAAEMKTIREQLPQPAAAVVSTDSNFITFMKLRLEFVLDGRFEAPSSEIPDAIATAG; this is encoded by the coding sequence ATGACCACGTACTACTTCGTTGCAGCAAGCGATCGATTCCTCACCGAGGAGGAGCCATTGGATGAAGTGCTCAAGGAAAGACGACGTCACTATCAAGAACATGGCAAGGAGGTCGATTTCTGGCTTGTTCGCCAACCTGCTTTTCTCAACGCAGCTGAGATGAAGACAATTCGTGAACAGCTCCCTCAGCCAGCTGCGGCTGTGGTCTCCACAGATTCCAATTTCATTACGTTCATGAAATTAAGGCTGGAGTTTGTCCTTGACGGACGTTTTGAAGCCCCCAGTTCTGAAATTCCTGATGCCATCGCAACCGCTGGATGA
- a CDS encoding pyridoxine 5'-phosphate synthase: protein MASLGVNIDHIANVRQARRTVEPDPVPMALLAELGGADGITVHLREDRRHIQDRDVDLLRQTVRSRLNLEMAATDEMVEIALRVRPDMVTLVPERREEVTTEGGLDVAAQLAQLKIIVQRLHEQAIPVSLFVDPDPSQLRASRDAGARWVELHTGTYAEAAWTEQPHELARLTEATALSRSLGLRVNAGHGLTYQNVEPVAAIEGMEELNIGHTIVARALAVGLKTAVSEMRFLVQNPRREPLFASQS from the coding sequence GTGGCCAGCCTTGGGGTGAATATCGACCACATTGCCAATGTGCGGCAGGCCAGGAGAACGGTGGAGCCTGATCCTGTGCCAATGGCTCTGTTAGCCGAACTTGGAGGAGCTGACGGAATCACCGTGCATCTGCGCGAAGACCGTCGTCATATTCAGGACCGTGATGTGGATCTGCTCAGGCAAACCGTGCGCAGCCGTTTGAACCTGGAAATGGCTGCCACCGACGAAATGGTTGAAATCGCTTTGCGTGTCAGACCAGACATGGTCACATTGGTTCCTGAACGTCGTGAAGAGGTCACCACCGAGGGAGGGCTAGACGTCGCAGCTCAGCTTGCGCAGCTGAAAATCATCGTGCAGCGACTGCATGAGCAAGCCATTCCCGTCAGCCTTTTCGTGGATCCGGACCCATCGCAATTGAGGGCCAGTCGCGATGCAGGAGCACGCTGGGTTGAATTGCACACCGGCACCTACGCGGAGGCTGCTTGGACAGAACAACCCCATGAGTTGGCCCGTTTGACGGAAGCCACTGCGTTGTCCCGCTCCCTCGGCCTACGCGTCAACGCCGGCCATGGACTCACCTATCAGAACGTGGAACCAGTCGCAGCCATCGAAGGAATGGAGGAGCTCAACATTGGCCACACGATTGTGGCCAGGGCGCTTGCAGTCGGTTTGAAAACCGCTGTTAGCGAGATGCGCTTCTTGGTTCAGAATCCACGCCGTGAGCCCTTGTTCGCCAGCCAAAGTTGA
- a CDS encoding 1-acyl-sn-glycerol-3-phosphate acyltransferase yields MSSSLTTRSSALDTGIDPFWAPLAMVVTQDMALHYLRGRTVLGAENLPKDGPVLLAPTHRARWDALMIPMAAGRRITGRDCRFMVTRTEMSGLQGWFLHRLGCFAVDQDKPSLTTLRFALDLLESGQQLVVFPEGRIKRTDAPIELEQGPVRLAQLAQRRGINVQVVPVGLAYNPAVPGPRSRSAICFEQPLVVDGKGKEEALRFNHLLANGMHTAEQAAREAIGRPLNCL; encoded by the coding sequence GTGTCCAGCAGCCTGACGACGCGTTCATCTGCCCTCGATACGGGGATCGATCCCTTCTGGGCCCCTCTTGCCATGGTTGTGACCCAGGACATGGCACTTCATTACCTGCGTGGGAGAACAGTTCTGGGCGCGGAGAATCTTCCGAAAGACGGTCCGGTTCTTCTGGCTCCAACGCACCGAGCCCGCTGGGATGCCCTGATGATCCCCATGGCTGCAGGACGACGGATCACTGGCCGTGACTGTCGTTTCATGGTCACAAGAACAGAAATGTCCGGATTGCAGGGATGGTTCCTGCACCGTCTGGGTTGTTTTGCGGTCGACCAAGACAAGCCTTCACTGACAACCCTGAGATTTGCTCTTGACCTGTTGGAGAGTGGTCAACAACTGGTGGTTTTTCCTGAGGGACGGATCAAAAGGACTGATGCACCAATTGAGTTGGAGCAAGGCCCGGTCAGGCTTGCGCAACTGGCTCAACGCCGGGGGATCAATGTGCAGGTCGTGCCTGTTGGTCTTGCCTACAACCCTGCTGTTCCAGGCCCACGCAGTCGTTCAGCAATTTGCTTCGAACAACCTTTAGTGGTTGATGGCAAGGGCAAGGAGGAGGCCCTTCGCTTCAATCACTTACTCGCCAATGGGATGCATACGGCTGAACAAGCGGCCCGAGAGGCCATCGGACGACCGCTGAATTGCCTTTAA
- a CDS encoding BolA family protein, which translates to MVQPDAVTSAIRRAIPDAQVSVEDLTGGGDHLQVSVVSTAFDGLNRIRQHQLVYRALREELASEAIHALALNTSTPN; encoded by the coding sequence ATGGTTCAGCCTGACGCGGTCACCTCTGCAATTCGTCGCGCGATCCCAGATGCTCAGGTGAGCGTCGAGGACCTCACCGGTGGTGGTGATCATCTTCAGGTGAGCGTGGTGTCGACCGCCTTCGACGGTCTCAATCGCATCCGTCAACATCAGCTTGTTTATCGAGCCTTGAGGGAGGAGCTGGCTTCAGAGGCCATTCACGCCCTAGCTCTGAACACCTCCACACCCAACTGA